One window of the Allosaccharopolyspora coralli genome contains the following:
- a CDS encoding helix-turn-helix domain-containing protein, with protein MTVSPTVRRRRLAAELRRLRASAEVTQQQAAAHLGCTQAKIGRFETAKRSPSVGDVAALLEFYEVPCDQHEHLITLARDARKRGWWHPYSDVLPEWYETYVGLESEASTIHTYESEAIPGLMQTEEYAFALTKATLIRAEESEIARRVELRMQRQLRVAGSDPAELWAVVGEVALRRRVGGPGVLRRQLDHVLKLAELPHVTLQVMPLDGGAHPAQAGPFVILRYSDHADPGVVYLETHVGGLYLEREIELLNYKRMMDHLRAHALNPEGSAQLIHRRRGEL; from the coding sequence ATGACAGTGAGCCCCACCGTGCGACGCAGGCGGCTGGCTGCCGAGCTGCGTCGCCTGCGCGCCTCGGCCGAGGTCACCCAACAGCAGGCCGCCGCGCACCTCGGCTGCACCCAGGCGAAGATCGGCCGGTTCGAGACCGCGAAGCGGTCGCCCTCGGTCGGTGACGTCGCCGCGTTGCTGGAGTTCTACGAAGTCCCGTGCGACCAGCACGAGCACCTGATCACCCTCGCGCGGGACGCGCGCAAGCGTGGCTGGTGGCATCCCTACAGCGATGTGCTCCCCGAGTGGTACGAGACGTACGTCGGCCTGGAGTCGGAAGCGTCCACAATTCACACGTACGAGTCCGAGGCCATTCCCGGCCTGATGCAGACCGAGGAGTACGCGTTCGCCCTGACGAAGGCGACTCTCATTCGCGCGGAGGAATCCGAGATCGCCCGGAGAGTCGAATTGCGAATGCAGCGCCAGCTTCGGGTGGCCGGATCGGATCCGGCGGAACTGTGGGCGGTCGTCGGCGAGGTGGCGTTGCGCCGTCGTGTCGGCGGCCCCGGTGTGCTGCGCAGACAACTCGATCACGTGCTCAAACTGGCCGAGTTGCCGCACGTGACCTTGCAGGTGATGCCCTTGGACGGCGGTGCCCATCCGGCCCAGGCGGGGCCGTTCGTCATCCTGCGCTACTCCGATCACGCGGATCCGGGCGTGGTCTATCTGGAGACGCACGTCGGTGGGTTGTACCTCGAAAGAGAGATCGAGCTGCTCAACTACAAGCGAATGATGGACCACTTGCGTGCTCATGCGCTAAACCCGGAGGGGTCGGCTCAGCTCATCCACCGACGAAGAGGAGAACTGTAA
- a CDS encoding DUF397 domain-containing protein — translation MECITDWRTSTRTQGQGQCVEVGFGPDRIAVRDTKNRTGGHLCVTAARWESFVSGVKLGNFDS, via the coding sequence ATGGAATGCATCACGGACTGGCGCACGAGCACCCGCACCCAGGGGCAGGGCCAGTGCGTCGAGGTCGGGTTCGGTCCGGACCGCATCGCGGTGCGGGACACCAAGAACCGGACGGGCGGACACCTGTGTGTGACCGCCGCGCGGTGGGAGTCGTTCGTTTCCGGCGTGAAGCTCGGAAACTTCGACTCCTGA
- a CDS encoding PH domain-containing protein: MNDPRPGSVGEPAAPPEATVPGTSGETVLPEGEGWTRLDPKSVVAVSSLVALLAIPPLAIMALSGAERMAVLVTAGGWLLIVLGVCITSWVSWHFTRYRITGHRFELRAGRLSRSHKSIPRDRIRSVDLTANPVHRVFGLSVVKIGTGQQAGDSEIKLDAVTTPRAEALRHELLRTPSTADTAAESHTASVPAAETLSSIRPAWFGYGALTVSLAAVVWGAIASAIGSFADVIMNLGLDDAVLGDVVSLPVWISVTAGVLGALLVGALGAVLLSLEMWWGFTLTREQDSMLRVRRGLLTVRSLSLEERRLRGVELVEPMLLRWVGGARLNAVATGLSDQQSGNRQPDRAALMPPAPREEVRRVSGVALGTDPPVPSRTLVRHPFAALRRRLFRATAVGVLVGTALVLAATVTGWLIPLAWALAIAALLIAWAFGLESYWNLGHELLARHLLARSGVGVRRTVALERDGIIGWRVEQTIFQRPAGLVTISATTAAGSGAYAVRDVAATDGLTVAEEAVPNLLTPFLERDG; the protein is encoded by the coding sequence GTGAACGATCCCCGTCCCGGCTCGGTAGGCGAGCCTGCCGCACCGCCCGAAGCCACCGTGCCGGGCACGTCCGGCGAGACGGTGCTACCGGAGGGCGAGGGCTGGACGCGGCTGGATCCGAAGAGTGTCGTCGCGGTGTCGTCACTGGTGGCGCTGCTCGCGATTCCGCCGCTCGCGATCATGGCGCTCAGCGGCGCCGAACGCATGGCGGTGCTCGTCACCGCCGGAGGCTGGCTGCTGATCGTTCTCGGTGTTTGCATCACCTCGTGGGTGAGCTGGCACTTCACCCGCTATCGCATCACCGGGCACCGGTTCGAACTGCGCGCCGGTCGGCTGTCCCGCAGCCACAAGTCCATCCCGCGCGATCGCATCCGCAGCGTCGACCTCACGGCCAATCCGGTGCACCGCGTCTTCGGTCTGTCGGTGGTGAAGATCGGCACCGGACAACAGGCGGGCGACAGCGAGATCAAACTCGACGCCGTCACCACCCCTCGCGCGGAGGCACTGCGCCACGAGTTGCTGCGCACTCCGTCCACAGCGGACACCGCAGCGGAGTCGCACACAGCCTCGGTACCCGCCGCGGAGACGCTGTCCTCCATCCGGCCCGCCTGGTTCGGCTACGGCGCCCTGACCGTCTCTCTGGCCGCCGTCGTCTGGGGTGCGATCGCCTCCGCGATCGGCTCGTTCGCCGACGTGATCATGAATCTCGGACTCGACGACGCGGTGCTCGGCGACGTGGTGTCCCTGCCGGTGTGGATCAGCGTCACCGCCGGTGTGCTGGGCGCACTGCTCGTCGGTGCCCTCGGCGCCGTGCTGCTGTCGCTGGAGATGTGGTGGGGGTTCACACTCACCCGCGAACAGGACAGCATGCTGCGGGTCCGGCGTGGGCTGTTGACCGTCCGGTCCCTGTCACTGGAGGAGCGTCGACTGCGGGGCGTCGAACTCGTCGAACCGATGCTGCTGCGATGGGTCGGCGGCGCGCGACTCAACGCCGTCGCCACCGGCCTCTCCGACCAGCAGTCCGGGAACAGACAGCCCGACCGGGCAGCCCTGATGCCTCCTGCACCACGCGAGGAGGTGCGCCGCGTCTCCGGAGTCGCGCTGGGAACCGACCCTCCCGTTCCGTCGCGGACACTCGTCCGCCATCCCTTTGCCGCGCTGCGCCGCAGGCTGTTTCGTGCCACGGCCGTGGGTGTCCTGGTCGGCACCGCGCTCGTCCTCGCGGCGACGGTCACCGGCTGGCTGATTCCGTTGGCGTGGGCGCTGGCGATCGCCGCACTGCTGATCGCATGGGCGTTCGGGCTGGAGTCCTACTGGAACCTCGGCCACGAACTGCTTGCCCGGCACCTTCTCGCCCGCTCGGGAGTCGGCGTGCGGCGGACTGTCGCGCTGGAACGCGACGGCATCATCGGGTGGCGGGTCGAACAGACGATCTTTCAGCGTCCTGCCGGGCTCGTGACGATCTCGGCGACGACGGCCGCAGGCAGCGGGGCGTACGCGGTGCGGGACGTCGCCGCGACCGACGGGCTCACGGTCGCGGAGGAAGCGGTGCCGAACCTGCTCACCCCGTTCCTCGAACGGGACGGCTGA
- a CDS encoding PH domain-containing protein, with translation MRRVTRRREATVSSSAIPSSGSRVRLRPPRHRVDRRAILWWTLRAALLVAPLLLALGVAAYFVPSLRTWVLLAFGVVAVLGVAHVVVMPQWRFRVHRWETTDDAVYTSSGWLNQEWRVAPMSRIQTVDSSRGPLQQLLRLSSVTVTTASAAGPITIEGLDRDLAADVVERLTAVTQATKGDAT, from the coding sequence ATGAGGCGAGTCACCCGGAGAAGAGAGGCGACCGTGTCCAGTTCAGCAATACCCTCGTCGGGCTCCCGGGTGCGCTTACGGCCTCCGCGGCACCGAGTCGATCGGCGGGCGATCCTGTGGTGGACGCTGCGGGCCGCATTGCTCGTCGCGCCGTTGCTTCTCGCGCTCGGGGTGGCCGCGTACTTCGTGCCGTCGCTTCGAACATGGGTGCTGCTCGCGTTCGGCGTCGTCGCCGTCCTCGGAGTGGCCCACGTCGTCGTCATGCCGCAGTGGCGGTTCCGGGTGCACCGGTGGGAAACCACCGACGACGCCGTCTACACCTCGTCCGGCTGGTTGAACCAGGAGTGGCGGGTGGCGCCGATGTCGCGGATCCAGACGGTCGACAGCTCCCGTGGTCCGCTGCAGCAGTTGCTACGACTGTCCAGCGTCACCGTCACGACAGCGTCCGCCGCCGGTCCGATCACGATCGAGGGCCTCGACCGCGACCTCGCCGCCGACGTCGTCGAACGGCTCACCGCCGTGACGCAGGCGACGAAGGGTGATGCGACGTGA
- a CDS encoding S1 family peptidase, producing the protein MALRGLTRFIGISAVALSSFAAVGLAEAAPTQSNDDVNPYIVGGEEANIEDHPFTVALTQSGQQFCGGTIAAPNKIVTAAHCVEGSDPSSIEVVSGRTLMSGSDGTVSQVTDIWVHPEYTDASGSGYDAAVLTLEADVQEAPAELATPDDPAYQPGTTSTVLGWGTTSSGGEQSDHLLKVDVPVVGNPECNEAYGGSINETMTCAGVPEGGKDACQGDSGGPLVVDNKLIGIVSWGQGCAEAGYPGVYGNVGHMHEEIAAQVNA; encoded by the coding sequence ATGGCGCTTCGCGGCCTGACCCGCTTCATCGGCATTTCCGCCGTCGCCCTGTCGTCGTTCGCTGCGGTCGGGCTCGCCGAGGCGGCCCCCACGCAGTCGAACGACGACGTGAACCCCTACATCGTTGGTGGCGAAGAGGCCAACATCGAGGACCACCCGTTCACCGTCGCGCTGACCCAGAGCGGTCAGCAGTTCTGCGGTGGCACCATCGCCGCCCCGAACAAGATCGTGACGGCGGCGCACTGCGTCGAGGGCTCCGACCCGAGCAGCATCGAGGTCGTCAGCGGCCGGACCCTGATGAGCGGCTCCGACGGAACCGTCTCCCAGGTCACCGACATCTGGGTGCACCCGGAGTACACCGACGCGTCGGGCTCCGGCTACGACGCCGCGGTGCTCACCTTGGAGGCCGACGTCCAGGAGGCTCCGGCGGAGCTGGCCACCCCCGACGACCCGGCGTACCAGCCGGGCACCACCTCCACCGTGCTCGGCTGGGGCACCACCAGCTCGGGCGGTGAGCAGTCCGACCACCTGCTCAAGGTCGACGTCCCGGTCGTGGGCAACCCGGAATGCAACGAGGCGTACGGGGGCAGCATCAACGAGACGATGACCTGCGCGGGAGTCCCGGAGGGCGGCAAGGACGCCTGCCAGGGCGACTCCGGTGGTCCGCTCGTCGTCGACAACAAGCTGATCGGCATCGTCTCGTGGGGTCAGGGTTGCGCCGAGGCGGGCTACCCGGGCGTGTACGGCAACGTCGGGCACATGCACGAAGAGATCGCAGCCCAGGTCAACGCCTGA